The DNA region GGGACATGGAAGACTCCTTGGACAATGGAGAGAGCAAAGGCTTCCCGCACGCCCGGAACTGCGCCATCGGGAAGCGATCACTGTCTGATTCGGCCGACGCTGGAGTTCAGGTGGGCGAAGGGCAAATATAGCCGGATGCGCAGGGAAAACAAGCACGAGTCAACCCGCTTGCCGAAAGCTGGCGGCTTGACGGCCCCGGCTCAGACGGTGACCGCCGCCTCGAGGGGCTGGCCATCCATCAGTGTCTCGTCACCCGCTTCCAGCCGCACCCGCAGGATCTCGCCCGTGCGTTCGGGGCAGGCGGGCAGCTCCACCCGGATGTAGTTGTCGTCAGACAGCATTCCGGGAAATGGGTCAGCGTGTCCTGGGGTGACCTTCCGCCCGCAGGAATCGGTTGCCCTGAAGACGTGTGCGTTCATTGCTTGGAAATCAAGATTCATGATATATATTATGACGAGTAAAAATAAGGGTCGGAGAATGGGCTACTCCTTGTCGATGTCAAAATCCCTGCTTGTCCTGATGTTCATCGGGGACAAGATTCGCCAGGGACATTTCGAGTTCGTTTCGGCCCGTTCCATCGCCGAAGCGCTGGGCATTGCGCCGGCCACATTGACCAAACTGCTCAACAGCCTGCGGAATGCGCGTCTGATTGAGTCGCGGGAGGGCGCCAGAGGCGGCATCCGACTGGCAAGGGCCGCTGATGCAATCACCCTGCTCGATGTGTTGCAGGCGGTGGAACACGATGGGCCCCTGTTCCGCCAGGATTGGGAAGTGCCGCTGAACCTGACAAAACCCACGATCGGTCAGAAAGCGGTGAACTCACAACTTCAGGCCTGCGAAGAAGCACTGAAGCAGGCTTTGGCGGCGCGCAAGCTGTCCGATCTGTTGCGCGCACTGGACTGATATTCTTGTGACCATAACTCGACCTAATTGTGATTCTGTTTACCAACAAAAAGGAAAAGCCATGACACTCTCGAAACCGGTCCTTGGGGCCATTGCTGGCCTGCTGCTCTGGGCAGGCCCCTTTGCCAGTGCCGAATCGGCCACGCAATCAACCTGGTCTCTGGAAACTGACCCGTCCACCTTTGCGTTCGGCGGACACGCATTGCACGTGCGGTGGTCACCCGCTGCGCTGCCGGACTGGAC from Candidatus Delongbacteria bacterium includes:
- a CDS encoding Rrf2 family transcriptional regulator, whose protein sequence is MIYIMTSKNKGRRMGYSLSMSKSLLVLMFIGDKIRQGHFEFVSARSIAEALGIAPATLTKLLNSLRNARLIESREGARGGIRLARAADAITLLDVLQAVEHDGPLFRQDWEVPLNLTKPTIGQKAVNSQLQACEEALKQALAARKLSDLLRALD